Proteins encoded together in one Catellatospora citrea window:
- a CDS encoding LysR family transcriptional regulator, producing the protein MELRDIEIFLTLAEELHFGRTAERLHLSQARVSQSIKQQERRIGGALFERTSRSVQLTPLGARLRDRLDAGYREIMAGIDEATAITRGQVGTLTLGTMATDHHQIAAVLDLFRQRHPQCELRIREILPSDPFTALRAGRVDVGLVWLPVDEPDLAVGPNLHTEPLVLAVAPDHPLAGRDRVEMEDLGDYPVVWPDGPIPDYMWEVHTPSVTPAGRPIRRGLAVATLEEALTAISAGTVVSPIGSHAAATRVRRDVTFLPITDGPVLQYSLVWRAAAETTLVRAFVQAAADA; encoded by the coding sequence GTGGAGCTGCGCGACATCGAGATCTTCCTGACGCTCGCCGAGGAGCTCCACTTCGGGCGTACGGCCGAGCGCCTGCACCTGTCCCAGGCGCGCGTCAGCCAGTCGATCAAACAGCAGGAGCGCCGGATCGGCGGCGCCCTGTTCGAGCGGACCAGCCGCAGCGTGCAGCTCACCCCGCTCGGCGCGCGGCTGCGCGACCGGCTCGACGCGGGCTACCGCGAGATCATGGCAGGCATCGACGAGGCCACCGCCATCACGCGCGGGCAGGTCGGCACCCTGACCCTCGGCACGATGGCCACCGACCACCATCAGATCGCGGCGGTCCTCGACCTGTTCCGGCAGCGGCACCCGCAATGCGAGCTGCGCATCCGCGAGATCCTCCCCTCCGATCCGTTCACCGCGCTGCGCGCGGGCCGGGTCGACGTCGGCCTGGTGTGGCTGCCCGTCGACGAGCCAGACCTCGCCGTCGGCCCGAACCTGCACACCGAGCCGCTGGTGCTGGCCGTCGCCCCCGACCATCCGCTCGCGGGCCGGGACCGGGTCGAGATGGAGGACCTCGGCGATTACCCGGTCGTGTGGCCGGACGGGCCGATTCCCGACTACATGTGGGAGGTGCACACCCCGTCGGTCACACCGGCCGGGCGGCCCATCCGGCGCGGCCTCGCCGTGGCCACCCTGGAGGAGGCCCTCACCGCGATCAGCGCCGGCACCGTCGTGTCCCCCATCGGCTCGCACGCGGCCGCCACCCGGGTGCGCCGCGACGTCACCTTCCTGCCCATCACCGACGGACCCGTCCTGCAGTACTCACTGGTGTGGCGCGCGGCCGCGGAAACCACGCTGGTCCGCGCCTTCGTCCAGGCCGCCGCGGACGCGTAG
- a CDS encoding GNAT family N-acetyltransferase, which yields MNEGSIDIVAVPDHPGVRWWQAVASHGFVAGVAGLRATRSLGHDLLLPTALARTTDTAELTLYVEPRWRRRGIGSRLLAAALAETAEPRLVTHVAADSPGEAFCLWHDFRHTRSLRHDLLTYCNVHHAWLGELIDAEHPGYRLTHWTGDLPAELRIEELLRSPSRPGDAVLTAADAGGDLAAYAVAVVGAPARPRARQYGPAVLPGHRGRRLGRWVNAALIQRLREVHPHLEEIETVTAEDDSRLLALREDLGFGLLRRTRRYEFTLRPPTRPPATRGEDAR from the coding sequence ATGAACGAAGGCTCGATCGACATCGTGGCGGTGCCGGACCATCCCGGCGTGCGGTGGTGGCAGGCCGTGGCGTCGCACGGCTTCGTCGCGGGGGTGGCCGGTCTGCGTGCGACCCGGTCGCTCGGACACGACCTGCTGCTGCCGACGGCCCTGGCCAGGACCACGGACACGGCCGAGTTGACGCTCTACGTCGAGCCGCGGTGGCGCCGTCGCGGGATCGGCTCCCGGCTGCTGGCCGCGGCGCTGGCCGAGACCGCCGAGCCACGCCTGGTCACGCACGTGGCCGCGGACTCGCCGGGCGAGGCGTTCTGCCTGTGGCACGACTTCCGGCACACCCGATCCCTGCGCCATGACCTGCTCACCTACTGCAACGTGCACCACGCCTGGCTGGGTGAGCTGATCGACGCCGAGCACCCCGGCTATCGCCTGACCCACTGGACCGGCGACCTGCCCGCCGAGCTCCGGATCGAGGAACTGCTCCGCAGCCCGAGCCGGCCCGGTGACGCCGTGCTGACCGCCGCCGACGCGGGCGGCGACCTCGCGGCGTACGCCGTGGCGGTCGTCGGCGCGCCCGCCCGGCCCCGCGCCCGCCAGTACGGACCGGCCGTGCTGCCCGGCCATCGCGGACGGCGGCTGGGCCGCTGGGTCAACGCCGCGCTGATCCAGCGGCTGCGCGAGGTACACCCGCACCTGGAGGAGATCGAGACCGTCACCGCCGAGGACGACTCCCGCCTGCTCGCCCTGCGCGAGGACCTCGGCTTCGGCCTGCTCCGGCGCACGCGCCGCTACGAGTTCACCCTGCGACCACCCACCCGACCGCCGGCAACACGCGGCGAAGACGCGCGCTGA
- a CDS encoding allene oxide cyclase barrel-like domain-containing protein yields MSKIHIRRLTTAAALAIGLFAGPLASAAASAWADDTEVIQLVALQTQAEALDHGKKGLSLGDERTVFEDVYRDGKKIGDHSVVCTYVSLGPDALQCVGTFSLPDGQITAQALLHLPAAASIDIPITGGSGAYSTAQGYVHTVPAGETERHLTFHISR; encoded by the coding sequence ATGAGCAAGATCCATATCCGTCGGCTGACCACCGCCGCCGCGCTGGCCATCGGCCTGTTCGCCGGTCCGCTGGCCTCGGCCGCCGCCTCGGCCTGGGCGGACGACACCGAGGTCATCCAGCTGGTCGCCCTGCAGACCCAAGCCGAAGCCCTCGACCACGGCAAGAAGGGGCTCAGTCTGGGCGACGAACGCACCGTGTTCGAAGACGTGTACCGCGACGGCAAGAAGATCGGCGACCACAGCGTCGTCTGCACCTATGTCAGCCTCGGCCCGGACGCGCTCCAGTGCGTGGGCACCTTCTCCCTGCCCGACGGGCAGATCACCGCCCAGGCGCTGCTGCACCTGCCGGCCGCCGCCTCGATCGACATTCCGATCACCGGCGGCAGCGGGGCCTACAGCACCGCGCAGGGCTACGTGCACACGGTCCCCGCCGGAGAGACCGAACGGCACCTGACCTTCCACATCAGCCGCTAG
- a CDS encoding pentapeptide repeat-containing protein — protein sequence MDTAVSPDHDLEDEATFRRLAFLDFDLSGQAADSAEFEQCRFTRTGLARTVLDRAAFTDCLVENSDWANLKATKSGLLRVEVSLARLTGLQWIDGSLRDVAFRECRMDLATFRFTSFKDVAFTDCNLTRADFTNADLRGATFTGCDLSGAQFAQADCAGTRFTRCELGGIGSVTSLKGAVVSAHDLAGLAHTLAAALDITIDLG from the coding sequence ATGGACACCGCGGTGTCGCCGGACCACGACCTGGAGGACGAGGCCACGTTCCGGCGGCTCGCCTTCCTCGATTTCGACCTTAGCGGGCAGGCCGCCGACTCGGCCGAGTTCGAGCAGTGCCGGTTCACCCGCACCGGCCTGGCCCGCACCGTGCTGGACCGGGCCGCGTTCACCGACTGCCTGGTGGAGAACTCGGACTGGGCGAACCTCAAGGCGACCAAGTCGGGGCTGCTGCGGGTGGAGGTGTCGCTGGCGCGGCTGACCGGTCTGCAGTGGATCGACGGTTCGCTGCGCGACGTGGCGTTCCGCGAGTGCCGGATGGACCTGGCGACGTTCCGGTTCACCTCGTTCAAGGACGTGGCGTTCACCGACTGCAACCTGACCCGGGCCGACTTCACCAACGCCGACCTGCGCGGGGCGACGTTCACCGGGTGCGACCTGTCCGGCGCGCAGTTCGCGCAGGCCGACTGCGCCGGCACCCGGTTCACCCGGTGCGAGCTGGGCGGCATCGGCAGCGTGACGAGCCTCAAGGGGGCCGTGGTGAGCGCGCACGACCTCGCCGGGCTGGCGCACACCCTGGCCGCGGCGCTGGACATCACGATCGACTTGGGCTGA
- the mptB gene encoding polyprenol phosphomannose-dependent alpha 1,6 mannosyltransferase MptB produces the protein MLSAIRLPDETRRCLVLGLAGSIALAGGGLAAGALPVRDTLAPALGLSDLRQHQSVGLVCAYFGLALLVAAWWRLGRAVRGGDPPSPRGLLLVLAAWALPLVAMPPLFSRDVYSYLAQGAMVTAGLDVYSAGPSAMGGPLLAEVPAIWQHTPTPYGPAFLSLAAGVSGFASTDVPLGVFGMRAVALAGVVLLIGCLPRLARACGVDPAAALWLGALNPLVLLHLVSGAHNDAVMLGLLIAGLTAAAARRFAVATILITLACLVKAPAALGLVVVVWLWQRALRQPAGAPPSPVEPARPAFGRRTATLRAFALTTGLAAAATALVTAVTGTGYGWVRSLTTPISTHNWSLSSAVGRITRNVLEAAGSDLAASAIPAWRWIGLAAAAAATLLAWHHRRRLGLVYALGLSLTALALLGPALRPWYLLWGLVPIAAAAPPNGRVRRWTALTCLALTVTVFPSGFSPSADELAAAVAGALLAVPVVFLFTSDIAFTTDTVPAPVHPYRGTEPAAW, from the coding sequence GTGCTGTCCGCCATCCGGTTGCCCGACGAGACGCGCCGCTGCCTCGTGCTGGGCCTCGCCGGCTCCATCGCGCTGGCCGGGGGCGGCCTCGCGGCGGGCGCGCTGCCGGTGCGCGACACCCTCGCGCCCGCGCTCGGGCTGAGCGACCTGCGGCAGCATCAGAGCGTCGGGCTGGTCTGCGCCTACTTCGGCCTGGCGCTGCTGGTCGCCGCCTGGTGGCGGCTGGGCCGGGCGGTGCGCGGCGGCGACCCGCCCTCGCCCCGCGGCCTGCTGCTCGTGCTCGCGGCCTGGGCGCTGCCGCTGGTGGCGATGCCGCCCCTGTTCAGCCGCGACGTGTACAGCTACCTGGCGCAGGGCGCCATGGTCACCGCCGGGCTCGACGTCTACTCGGCGGGGCCGTCGGCCATGGGCGGGCCGCTGCTGGCCGAAGTGCCCGCGATCTGGCAGCACACCCCGACGCCGTACGGGCCGGCGTTCCTGTCCCTGGCTGCCGGGGTCTCCGGGTTCGCCTCGACCGACGTGCCGCTGGGCGTGTTCGGCATGCGGGCCGTGGCGCTGGCCGGCGTCGTGCTGCTCATCGGCTGCCTGCCCAGGCTGGCGCGGGCCTGCGGGGTGGACCCTGCCGCGGCGCTGTGGCTGGGCGCGCTGAACCCGCTGGTGCTGCTGCACCTGGTCAGCGGCGCGCACAACGACGCCGTCATGCTGGGCCTGCTCATCGCCGGGCTGACCGCCGCCGCGGCGCGCCGGTTCGCCGTGGCCACCATCCTGATCACCCTCGCCTGCCTGGTGAAGGCCCCGGCCGCGCTCGGCCTGGTGGTCGTGGTCTGGCTCTGGCAACGCGCACTCCGGCAACCGGCGGGCGCACCGCCGTCCCCGGTGGAGCCCGCCCGCCCGGCGTTCGGCCGGCGGACGGCCACGCTGCGGGCCTTCGCGCTGACCACCGGGCTGGCGGCGGCGGCGACCGCGCTGGTGACCGCGGTGACGGGCACCGGCTACGGGTGGGTGCGCTCGCTCACCACCCCGATCTCCACGCACAACTGGTCGCTGAGCAGCGCCGTCGGCCGGATCACCCGGAACGTGCTGGAGGCGGCGGGCAGCGACCTGGCCGCGTCGGCGATCCCGGCGTGGCGCTGGATCGGGCTGGCCGCCGCGGCCGCCGCGACGCTGCTGGCCTGGCACCACCGTCGACGGCTCGGGCTGGTGTACGCCCTCGGGCTGAGCCTGACCGCGCTCGCCCTGCTCGGCCCGGCCCTGCGCCCGTGGTACCTGCTGTGGGGCCTGGTGCCGATCGCCGCGGCCGCGCCGCCGAACGGGCGGGTGCGCCGCTGGACCGCGCTCACCTGCCTGGCGCTGACCGTGACCGTGTTCCCGAGCGGCTTCAGCCCGTCCGCGGACGAGCTGGCCGCGGCGGTGGCCGGGGCGCTGCTGGCCGTGCCGGTGGTCTTCCTGTTCACCAGTGACATCGCCTTCACCACTGACACCGTCCCCGCACCGGTGCACCCCTACCGAGGAACGGAACCCGCCGCATGGTGA
- a CDS encoding glycosyltransferase 87 family protein, producing MVKTPRARLLCVLALATAVGLFIALIPGHRGWFDVLVYYGTVNDWVHQGGVIYDYLVPSTHYGFTYPPFAAVAMVPMTLLGWHTVIAVNVALTAVACALLLYWLVDPIAREQRWPRLFTFGIAACLLAALQPARDTVSFGQVNLLLVALVLADAWLLTSGRGRWAGIGIGLAAAVKLTPAIFIVYLLLSGRRRAALVASATAAAATLLAALIAPGPSWRFWTETLGDTSRVGDLFYISNQSLRGVIARLDPDTPHPVFWLLTVAAVLAVWVWRVRRAARAGDVWGGFALTGLAACLVSPVTWVHHLVWVVPALVLVTGAGLREPDPSRRRRLLWSAGAAYVILCSSVVWLWWYDFSGPGGLLGGNAYVWITLGLLLFLPLRAPTPTVHRPAAQESITVLAARS from the coding sequence ATGGTGAAGACCCCCCGCGCCCGCCTGCTCTGCGTGCTCGCCCTGGCCACCGCGGTGGGCCTGTTCATCGCGCTGATCCCGGGGCACCGCGGCTGGTTCGACGTGCTGGTCTACTACGGCACCGTCAACGACTGGGTGCACCAGGGCGGCGTCATCTACGACTACCTGGTGCCGAGCACCCACTACGGCTTCACGTACCCGCCGTTCGCGGCCGTGGCGATGGTCCCGATGACGCTGCTCGGCTGGCACACCGTGATCGCGGTCAACGTGGCGCTGACCGCGGTGGCCTGCGCGCTGCTGCTGTACTGGCTGGTCGACCCGATCGCCCGGGAGCAGCGGTGGCCGCGGCTGTTCACCTTCGGTATCGCCGCGTGCCTGCTGGCGGCGCTGCAACCGGCCCGCGACACGGTCAGCTTCGGCCAGGTCAACCTGCTGCTCGTCGCGCTGGTGCTCGCCGACGCCTGGCTGCTGACGAGCGGCCGGGGCCGCTGGGCGGGCATCGGGATCGGGCTCGCCGCCGCCGTCAAGCTCACCCCCGCGATCTTCATCGTGTATCTGCTGCTGTCCGGTCGACGGCGCGCCGCACTGGTCGCGAGCGCCACCGCCGCGGCCGCGACGCTGCTGGCCGCGCTGATCGCGCCGGGTCCGTCGTGGCGGTTCTGGACCGAGACGCTCGGTGACACCAGCCGGGTCGGCGACCTGTTCTACATCTCGAACCAGTCGCTGCGCGGGGTGATCGCCCGGCTCGACCCGGACACCCCGCACCCGGTGTTCTGGCTGCTCACGGTGGCGGCCGTGCTGGCGGTATGGGTGTGGCGGGTGCGCCGCGCCGCCCGCGCGGGCGACGTCTGGGGCGGGTTCGCCCTCACCGGCCTCGCCGCGTGCCTGGTCAGCCCGGTCACCTGGGTGCACCACCTGGTCTGGGTGGTGCCCGCGCTGGTGCTGGTGACCGGCGCGGGGCTGCGCGAGCCGGACCCGTCGCGCCGCCGGCGGCTGCTGTGGTCGGCCGGGGCCGCCTACGTGATCCTGTGCAGCAGCGTGGTGTGGCTGTGGTGGTACGACTTCTCCGGCCCCGGGGGCCTGCTGGGCGGCAACGCGTACGTCTGGATCACGCTCGGCCTGCTCCTGTTCCTGCCGCTGCGCGCGCCGACGCCCACCGTTCACCGACCGGCGGCGCAAGAGTCGATCACCGTACTCGCCGCCCGGTCATGA
- a CDS encoding DMT family transporter: MTITSTILGLLAAALFAAAAALQHRVTRAVAQARGDTAGHWLPVLGTVARLLSSPVWLAGLGCNVLGFVAHASALHTGSIAIVQALLAVQLMFALPMAYTRTGRPPTARDWLGTAAVCAGLIVLVLARGGVEQTVRREPLPAVLLAAIVLIGVLLTLARSRLGRSARTALTGVAAGTGFSTTAVLTVVVADQLATRGPLTAALDWPVYALGLSGLVAAVLAQEAFGSGSLPAALTAMTVADPVLSWLWGALLFDEAPPAGLAALWTLTLAGAAIAAGVALLAYSPTLRVGAEGRPAAADPAPSPVEG, from the coding sequence ATGACCATCACCAGCACCATCCTGGGTCTGCTCGCGGCCGCGCTGTTCGCGGCGGCGGCGGCCCTGCAGCACCGGGTCACCCGGGCGGTCGCGCAGGCGCGCGGTGACACCGCCGGGCACTGGCTGCCCGTGCTGGGCACCGTCGCCCGCCTGCTGAGCAGCCCGGTGTGGCTGGCCGGGCTCGGCTGCAACGTGCTGGGCTTCGTCGCGCACGCCTCGGCGCTGCACACCGGCTCCATCGCCATCGTGCAGGCGCTGCTGGCGGTGCAGCTGATGTTCGCGCTGCCGATGGCGTACACCCGCACCGGCCGCCCGCCCACCGCCCGGGACTGGCTGGGCACCGCCGCGGTCTGCGCGGGACTGATCGTGCTGGTGCTCGCCCGGGGCGGGGTCGAGCAGACGGTACGCCGCGAGCCGTTGCCCGCCGTGCTGCTGGCCGCGATCGTCCTGATCGGCGTGCTGCTGACCCTCGCCCGCAGCCGCCTCGGCCGGTCCGCCCGCACCGCGCTGACCGGCGTCGCCGCGGGCACCGGGTTCAGCACCACCGCCGTGCTCACCGTCGTCGTCGCCGACCAGCTGGCGACACGCGGCCCGCTCACCGCGGCACTGGACTGGCCGGTGTACGCGCTGGGCCTGTCCGGCCTGGTCGCGGCGGTGCTGGCGCAGGAGGCGTTCGGCAGCGGCTCGCTGCCCGCGGCGCTCACCGCGATGACCGTCGCCGACCCGGTGCTGAGCTGGCTGTGGGGCGCGCTGCTGTTCGACGAGGCCCCACCGGCGGGACTGGCGGCGCTGTGGACGCTGACCCTGGCCGGCGCCGCGATCGCGGCCGGGGTGGCGCTGCTGGCGTACTCCCCCACCCTGCGCGTCGGGGCCGAGGGCCGGCCGGCCGCCGCCGATCCCGCGCCGTCACCCGTCGAGGGGTGA